Proteins encoded together in one Bacteroides ovatus window:
- the rfbC gene encoding dTDP-4-dehydrorhamnose 3,5-epimerase: MNYIQTEIDGVWLIEPRVFSDERGYFMEAYKKEEFEANIGPVNFIQDNESKSSFGVLRGLHYQKGEHSQAKLVRVLKGEVLDVAVDLRKSSPTFGKHVCVLLSEENKRQFFIPRGFAHGFAVLSEEAVFTYKVDNKYAPQAEASILYNDEALGIDWPLAESQMLLSAKDREGTAFKDAVYFE; the protein is encoded by the coding sequence ATGAACTATATACAGACAGAAATAGACGGAGTATGGCTGATCGAGCCTAGAGTTTTCTCCGATGAACGGGGCTATTTTATGGAAGCCTATAAGAAAGAAGAGTTTGAAGCCAATATTGGTCCCGTAAACTTTATACAGGACAACGAGTCGAAATCATCTTTTGGTGTATTGCGTGGATTGCACTATCAAAAAGGAGAACATAGTCAGGCGAAACTGGTTCGTGTTCTTAAAGGAGAAGTGCTCGACGTTGCCGTTGATTTGCGTAAATCATCGCCTACGTTTGGAAAGCATGTTTGTGTATTGCTTAGTGAAGAAAACAAGAGACAATTTTTTATTCCCCGTGGTTTTGCTCATGGCTTTGCTGTCTTGAGTGAAGAAGCTGTTTTTACATATAAGGTAGATAACAAGTATGCTCCGCAGGCAGAAGCCTCTATTTTATATAATGACGAAGCATTGGGGATCGACTGGCCGTTGGCAGAGTCGCAAATGTTATTATCTGCGAAAGACAGAGAGGGAACTGCTTTCAAGGACGCCGTTTATTTTGAATGA
- a CDS encoding SPOR domain-containing protein, giving the protein MIELAQHIETLLLENDCVIVPGFGGFVAHYSPATRVKEENIFLPPTRIIGFNPQLKLNDGVLVQSYMSAYDTSFADASRIVEKEVNEFIGLLHEEGKAHLDNIGEIHYNIYGNYEFVPYDYKITTPSLYGLDSFKIHELSALQQKEKVLVPTYQEKEKKTFEISINRAYLRNAAAMIAAIVLFFAFSTPVENTDVQKNNYAQLLPSELFEQIEKQSVAVTPVYVKNDVAQQAKKLSASSASTKTSSAKKHTTDKAKTSKPIAVREVKVVKQETATPAPAVKSQESANHPFHIIVAGGISLKDAEVIANQLKSKGFADAKALNTDGKVRVSISSFNNRDEATKQLLELRKNETYKNAWLLAK; this is encoded by the coding sequence ATGATTGAATTGGCACAACATATAGAGACTTTACTACTGGAAAACGACTGCGTCATTGTTCCGGGATTTGGTGGTTTTGTAGCACATTATTCGCCCGCAACCCGCGTAAAGGAAGAAAATATATTTTTACCTCCTACCCGTATAATCGGTTTTAATCCTCAATTAAAACTGAATGACGGCGTACTGGTGCAATCTTATATGTCAGCATACGACACAAGTTTTGCTGACGCCAGCCGTATAGTAGAAAAAGAAGTAAACGAATTTATCGGTCTCCTTCATGAGGAAGGGAAAGCCCATCTGGATAATATAGGCGAGATTCATTATAACATTTATGGTAACTACGAGTTCGTTCCTTATGATTATAAGATAACAACTCCTTCATTGTATGGTCTCGACTCTTTTAAAATACATGAACTTTCGGCTCTGCAGCAGAAAGAAAAAGTATTGGTACCGACTTATCAGGAAAAGGAAAAGAAGACTTTTGAAATTAGTATCAACCGCGCGTATCTCCGCAATGCTGCAGCAATGATTGCTGCCATCGTACTGTTCTTTGCCTTTTCAACTCCGGTAGAGAATACCGACGTTCAAAAGAACAATTATGCACAGTTATTGCCCAGCGAGCTTTTTGAGCAAATAGAAAAGCAATCGGTTGCAGTAACTCCTGTTTATGTTAAGAACGATGTTGCGCAACAAGCAAAGAAGCTTTCTGCTTCTTCTGCTTCAACCAAAACTTCATCTGCTAAAAAGCATACAACGGATAAAGCCAAGACTTCCAAACCGATCGCAGTAAGAGAAGTGAAAGTGGTAAAACAGGAAACAGCGACTCCTGCTCCTGCGGTGAAATCTCAAGAAAGTGCAAATCATCCTTTTCATATCATTGTGGCAGGAGGAATCAGCCTGAAAGATGCAGAAGTTATTGCGAACCAATTAAAATCAAAAGGATTTGCAGATGCAAAAGCTCTGAACACTGATGGTAAAGTACGTGTCAGTATCAGTTCATTTAACAACCGTGATGAAGCGACCAAGCAATTACTTGAGCTAAGAAAAAACGAAACTTATAAGAATGCCTGGTTACTGGCTAAATAA
- a CDS encoding FHA domain-containing protein: protein MKRVLCPKCENYLYFDETKYSEGQSLVFECEHCGKQFSIRLGKSKVKALRKEENLEEEAESHKEEFGYITVIENVFGFKQLLPLQEGDNVIGRRCVGTNINTPIESGDMSMDRRHCIINIKRNKQGKLVYTLRDAPSLTGTFLMNEILGDKDRVRIEDGAIVTIGATTFILHTAEQE from the coding sequence ATGAAACGAGTTCTTTGTCCTAAATGTGAGAATTATCTTTATTTTGATGAAACCAAGTATAGTGAAGGCCAATCACTGGTATTTGAATGCGAACATTGTGGCAAGCAATTCAGTATCCGGTTAGGAAAAAGTAAAGTTAAGGCTCTTAGAAAGGAAGAAAACCTGGAAGAAGAAGCTGAATCTCATAAAGAAGAGTTCGGATATATCACTGTTATCGAAAATGTATTTGGTTTTAAACAGTTACTTCCCTTGCAGGAAGGTGACAATGTCATAGGCCGCCGTTGTGTAGGAACAAACATTAATACTCCCATTGAAAGTGGTGATATGAGCATGGATCGACGCCATTGCATCATCAATATAAAGCGTAATAAGCAAGGAAAGCTAGTCTACACATTACGAGATGCTCCTAGTCTCACAGGTACTTTCCTTATGAATGAAATTCTGGGAGATAAAGACCGTGTACGTATTGAAGATGGCGCTATTGTGACAATTGGAGCTACTACATTTATTTTGCATACGGCTGAACAAGAATAA
- a CDS encoding tagaturonate reductase, translating to MKALNKETAPKTQRPERIIQFGEGNFLRAFVDWIIYNMNQKADFNSSVVVVQPIDKGMVDMLNAQDDLYHVNLQGLDKGEAVNSLTMIDVISRALNPYTQNDEFMKLAEQPEMRFVISNTTEAGIAFDPACKLEDAPASSYPGKLTQLLYHRFKTFNGDKTKGLIIFPCELIFLNGHKLKETIYQYIELWNLGNEFKTWFEEACGVYATLVDRIVPGFPRKDIAAIKEKLQYDDNLVVQAEVFHLWVIEAPQEVAKEFPADKAGLNVLFVPSEAPYHERKVTLLNGPHTVLSPVAYLSGVNIVRDACQHEVIGKYIHKVMFDELMETLNLPKDELEKFANDVLERFNNPFVDHAVTSIMLNSFPKYETRDLPGLKTYLERKGELPKGLVLGLAAIITYYKGGVRADGAEIVPNDAPEIMNLLKELWATGCTKKVAEGVLAADFIWGEDLNKIPGLTEAVKADLDSIQEKGMLETVKGIL from the coding sequence ATGAAAGCATTAAACAAAGAAACTGCTCCTAAAACACAACGTCCGGAGCGTATTATCCAATTTGGCGAAGGTAACTTTTTGCGTGCATTTGTAGATTGGATTATTTATAACATGAACCAGAAAGCTGATTTCAACAGCAGTGTAGTAGTGGTTCAACCGATTGATAAAGGTATGGTCGATATGCTGAATGCACAGGATGATCTTTATCATGTAAACCTTCAAGGATTGGATAAAGGAGAGGCTGTTAACAGCTTGACAATGATTGATGTAATCAGCCGCGCTTTAAACCCATATACTCAAAATGACGAGTTTATGAAGTTGGCAGAGCAACCTGAAATGCGTTTTGTTATTTCAAACACTACAGAGGCTGGTATTGCTTTTGATCCGGCTTGTAAACTTGAGGATGCTCCTGCTTCATCTTATCCGGGTAAGCTGACTCAATTACTCTATCATCGTTTTAAAACATTCAATGGTGATAAGACAAAAGGTTTGATTATTTTCCCTTGCGAGCTTATTTTCCTGAATGGTCATAAGTTGAAAGAAACAATTTATCAATATATTGAATTGTGGAACCTGGGTAATGAGTTTAAAACTTGGTTTGAAGAAGCTTGTGGTGTATATGCAACATTGGTAGACCGTATTGTTCCGGGATTCCCGCGCAAGGATATTGCTGCTATCAAAGAAAAACTGCAATATGATGATAATCTGGTTGTTCAGGCTGAAGTTTTCCATTTGTGGGTTATTGAAGCTCCGCAGGAAGTTGCAAAAGAGTTCCCGGCTGACAAGGCAGGCTTGAATGTATTGTTTGTACCGTCAGAGGCTCCTTATCACGAACGTAAGGTTACTTTGTTGAATGGCCCGCATACTGTTCTTTCTCCGGTTGCCTATCTCTCGGGAGTGAATATTGTACGTGATGCTTGCCAGCACGAAGTGATTGGCAAATATATCCACAAGGTAATGTTTGACGAACTGATGGAAACTTTGAACTTGCCGAAGGATGAGTTGGAGAAATTTGCAAATGATGTATTGGAACGCTTCAACAATCCGTTCGTGGATCATGCAGTAACCAGCATCATGCTGAATTCTTTCCCTAAATACGAAACTCGTGATTTGCCGGGATTGAAGACTTATCTGGAACGTAAAGGTGAACTTCCTAAAGGACTGGTACTTGGTTTAGCCGCTATCATTACTTATTATAAAGGTGGTGTACGTGCTGATGGTGCTGAAATTGTTCCGAATGATGCTCCTGAAATCATGAACCTGCTGAAAGAACTTTGGGCAACAGGTTGCACAAAGAAAGTTGCCGAAGGTGTTCTGGCTGCAGATTTTATCTGGGGAGAAGATTTGAATAAGATCCCGGGATTGACAGAAGCCGTAAAAGCTGATTTGGATTCTATCCAGGAAAAAGGAATGCTTGAGACCGTTAAAGGTATTCTGTAA
- a CDS encoding substrate-binding domain-containing protein produces MEDQNYTIKDIARMAGVSAGTVDRVLHNRGDVSPKSKAKVQKVLDEIHYQPNVFAIGLAAKKKYSFLCLIPYYIEHDYWHSVVGGIERVRQELRPFNVSIDYLCYHHGDEKSYQEACLSIKEKNVDAVLISPNFREETLALTAYLQENKIAYAFVDFNMEEAKALTYIGQDSYKSGYIAAKILMRNYSAGEGQELVLFLSNNKDNPAEIQMQRRLDGFMSYIAEEYNNLVIHEVVLNKSDQESNQQTLDEFFQAHPKALLGVVFNSRVYQLGEYLRHAGRSMKGLIGYDLLKANVDLLKSGDVHYLIGQRPGLQGYCGVKALCDHVVFKKSVEPVKYMPIDILIKENIDFYFEFV; encoded by the coding sequence ATGGAGGACCAGAACTATACCATTAAAGACATTGCCCGTATGGCCGGTGTTTCCGCCGGAACGGTTGACAGGGTGTTGCACAATCGCGGTGACGTGTCTCCCAAAAGCAAAGCCAAAGTACAAAAGGTGTTGGATGAGATTCATTATCAGCCCAATGTGTTTGCTATCGGTTTGGCTGCTAAAAAGAAATATTCTTTCCTCTGTTTGATACCTTATTATATAGAGCATGATTATTGGCATTCGGTAGTAGGGGGGATTGAGCGTGTCCGGCAAGAATTACGTCCTTTTAATGTGAGTATAGATTATTTGTGCTATCACCATGGGGATGAGAAGAGTTATCAGGAAGCCTGCCTTTCTATAAAAGAAAAGAATGTGGATGCGGTATTGATTTCTCCGAATTTTCGGGAAGAGACACTGGCGCTGACAGCCTATTTACAGGAAAATAAGATTGCTTATGCTTTTGTCGATTTCAATATGGAAGAAGCGAAAGCGTTGACGTATATCGGGCAGGATTCATATAAGAGCGGATATATCGCAGCGAAAATATTGATGCGCAATTATTCGGCAGGAGAAGGCCAGGAGTTGGTTTTGTTTTTAAGTAACAATAAAGATAATCCGGCTGAAATACAGATGCAACGCCGTTTGGATGGTTTTATGAGTTACATTGCCGAAGAATATAATAACTTGGTAATCCATGAGGTAGTACTTAATAAATCCGATCAGGAAAGTAACCAACAGACATTGGATGAGTTTTTTCAGGCGCATCCGAAGGCTTTACTGGGAGTTGTATTTAATTCCAGAGTGTATCAGTTGGGAGAGTATCTTCGTCATGCGGGACGTAGCATGAAAGGACTGATAGGATATGACCTTCTGAAAGCAAACGTAGATTTATTAAAATCCGGTGATGTGCATTATTTAATCGGGCAACGTCCGGGTTTGCAAGGATATTGTGGGGTGAAGGCTTTGTGCGATCATGTCGTGTTTAAGAAGTCTGTTGAACCTGTAAAATACATGCCTATTGATATCCTGATAAAGGAAAACATTGATTTTTATTTTGAATTTGTATAA
- the uxaC gene encoding glucuronate isomerase, translating into MKNFMDENFLLQTETAQKLYHEHAAKMPIIDYHCHLIPQMVADDYKFKSLTEIWLGGDHYKWRAMRTNGVDERFCTGKDTTDWEKFEKWAETVPYTFRNPLYHWTHLELKTAFGINKILNPQTAREIYDECNEKLSQPEYSARGMMRRYHVEAVCTTDDPIDSLEYHIKTRESGFEIKMLPTWRPDKAMAVEVPADFRSYVEKLAEVSGVIISNFDDMIAALRKRHDFFAEQGCRLSDHGIEEFYAEDYTDAEIKAIFNKVYGGAELTKEEILKFKSAMLVIFGEMDWEKGWTQQFHYGAIRNNNTKMFKLLGADTGFDSIGEFTTAKAMAKFLDRLNTNGKLTKTILYNLNPCANEVIATMLGNFQDGSIPGKIQFGSGWWFLDQKDGMEKQMNALSVLGLLSRFVGMLTDSRSFLSYPRHEYFRRTLCNLVGRDVENGEIPVSEMERVNQMIEDISYNNAKNFFKF; encoded by the coding sequence ATGAAGAACTTCATGGACGAAAACTTCTTGCTGCAAACAGAAACTGCGCAAAAGTTGTATCACGAGCATGCGGCTAAAATGCCGATCATCGACTATCACTGTCACCTTATCCCTCAAATGGTAGCTGACGACTACAAGTTTAAATCACTGACTGAAATCTGGTTGGGCGGTGACCACTACAAATGGCGTGCAATGCGTACAAACGGTGTAGACGAACGTTTCTGTACGGGAAAAGATACCACAGACTGGGAAAAATTTGAAAAATGGGCGGAAACAGTACCTTACACTTTCCGCAACCCATTGTACCACTGGACTCACCTTGAACTGAAAACGGCATTTGGTATCAATAAAATATTGAATCCACAAACCGCACGTGAAATTTACGATGAATGTAACGAGAAACTGTCTCAACCCGAATATTCAGCTCGTGGAATGATGCGTCGTTATCATGTAGAAGCCGTTTGCACAACGGATGATCCTATCGATTCATTGGAATATCATATCAAAACACGCGAAAGCGGATTTGAAATCAAGATGTTACCAACATGGCGTCCTGATAAGGCTATGGCTGTAGAAGTCCCTGCAGATTTCCGCAGTTATGTAGAAAAACTGGCAGAGGTAAGTGGTGTTATCATCTCCAACTTTGATGATATGATCGCTGCTTTACGCAAACGTCATGACTTCTTCGCAGAACAAGGCTGCCGTCTGTCTGACCATGGTATTGAAGAATTCTACGCAGAAGATTATACAGATGCTGAAATCAAAGCCATCTTTAATAAGGTATATGGTGGCGCAGAATTGACCAAGGAAGAAATTCTGAAATTCAAATCGGCAATGCTTGTGATCTTCGGTGAAATGGACTGGGAAAAAGGATGGACTCAACAATTCCATTACGGCGCTATTCGTAACAATAACACGAAGATGTTTAAATTACTGGGTGCTGATACAGGTTTCGATTCTATCGGTGAATTTACAACCGCCAAAGCAATGGCTAAATTCCTTGATCGCCTGAACACTAATGGCAAATTGACTAAAACAATCCTCTACAACTTGAACCCATGCGCCAACGAAGTAATTGCAACAATGCTGGGTAACTTCCAGGATGGTTCTATCCCGGGAAAAATCCAATTTGGTTCCGGATGGTGGTTCCTCGATCAAAAGGATGGTATGGAAAAACAAATGAATGCTTTGTCAGTACTCGGTCTTTTGAGCCGCTTCGTAGGTATGTTGACCGACTCTCGTTCATTCCTATCCTACCCGCGTCATGAATATTTCCGCCGTACATTGTGTAACCTGGTAGGACGTGACGTAGAAAACGGAGAAATTCCGGTATCTGAAATGGAGCGTGTAAACCAAATGATTGAAGATATCAGCTACAACAATGCCAAGAACTTCTTCAAGTTCTAA
- a CDS encoding MBL fold metallo-hydrolase, whose translation MKVKFISLASGSSGNCYYLGTETYGILIDAGIGIRTIKKSLKDYNILMDSIRAVFITHDHADHIKAVGNLGEKMNIPVYTTARIHAGINRSYCMTEKLSSSVRYLEKQEPMTLEDFHIESFEVPHDGTDNVGYCIEIDGKVFSFLTDLGEITPTAAHYISKAHYLILEANYDEEMLKMGPYPQYLKERIASKTGHMSNSDTAEFLAENITEHLRYIWLCHLSKDNNHPELAYKTVEWKLKNKGVIVGKDVQLLALKRNTPSELYVFE comes from the coding sequence ATGAAAGTAAAATTTATAAGCCTGGCGAGTGGCAGTAGCGGGAACTGTTATTATCTGGGCACTGAAACCTATGGGATACTGATAGATGCCGGAATCGGCATACGTACTATCAAAAAATCACTGAAAGATTATAATATCTTGATGGATAGTATTCGTGCGGTATTTATAACGCACGATCATGCTGACCATATTAAAGCAGTGGGTAATCTGGGAGAAAAAATGAATATTCCTGTTTATACAACCGCACGTATTCATGCTGGAATTAATCGTAGCTATTGTATGACGGAGAAACTTAGCTCGTCAGTTCGTTATCTGGAAAAGCAAGAGCCTATGACGCTGGAAGATTTTCACATCGAATCTTTTGAAGTGCCACACGATGGAACGGACAATGTGGGGTATTGCATTGAAATTGATGGCAAAGTCTTTTCTTTCTTAACCGACCTTGGAGAGATTACTCCTACAGCTGCTCATTATATCAGTAAAGCCCATTATCTGATACTTGAAGCCAACTACGATGAGGAAATGCTCAAAATGGGGCCTTATCCTCAATATCTGAAAGAACGGATTGCAAGTAAAACCGGACACATGAGTAACTCTGATACTGCAGAGTTTCTGGCGGAAAATATTACTGAACATTTGCGATATATCTGGTTATGCCATTTAAGTAAAGACAATAATCACCCGGAGCTGGCTTATAAAACGGTGGAATGGAAATTAAAGAACAAAGGTGTTATTGTAGGCAAAGATGTGCAACTACTTGCTTTAAAGCGAAATACGCCTTCCGAGCTTTATGTGTTCGAATAA
- a CDS encoding peptide MFS transporter, with protein sequence MNNSPQRAAKGFTRAFWVSNTVELFERMAYYAVFIVLTIYLSSILGFNDFEASMISGLFSGGLYLLPIFSGAYADKIGFRKSMIIAFSLLSIGYLGLGVLPTLLEAAGLVSYGATTQFNGLPDSYTRWIIVPVLFVLMVGGSFIKSIISASVAKETTEATRARGYSIFYMMVNVGAFTGKTIIDPLRNVIGEQAYIYINYFSGAMTIVALLAVILLYKSTHTAGEGKSLHEIGQGFMRIITNWRLLILILIVTGFWMVQQQLYATMPKYVIRMAGETAKPGWIANVNPFVVVCCVSFITRLMAKRSAITSMNVGMFLIPISALLMACGNLLGNDLITGMSNITLMMIAGIVVQALAECFISPRYLEYFSLQAPKGEEGMYLGFSHLHSFLSSIFGFGLAGILLTKYCPDPALFETREAWEAASGNAHYIWYYFAAIGLIAAVALLLFAKITESIDKKKEASR encoded by the coding sequence ATGAACAATTCCCCTCAGCGTGCTGCTAAAGGCTTTACGAGAGCATTTTGGGTCAGCAACACAGTCGAACTGTTTGAGCGTATGGCATATTATGCCGTTTTTATCGTTCTCACTATTTATCTATCTTCCATTTTAGGTTTTAATGATTTCGAAGCAAGTATGATTTCCGGGCTTTTTTCCGGTGGATTGTATCTGCTTCCTATTTTTTCCGGTGCTTATGCTGACAAGATCGGTTTCCGGAAATCAATGATTATAGCATTTTCCTTATTATCCATCGGATATTTAGGGTTGGGTGTACTGCCCACTTTACTGGAAGCTGCCGGTTTGGTTAGTTATGGTGCCACTACTCAATTTAATGGTTTGCCTGATAGCTATACCCGGTGGATCATCGTGCCGGTTTTGTTTGTACTTATGGTGGGAGGTTCTTTCATTAAGTCCATTATCTCCGCTTCTGTGGCTAAAGAAACAACGGAAGCAACCCGTGCCCGTGGTTATTCCATATTTTATATGATGGTAAATGTGGGTGCTTTCACCGGTAAAACGATTATCGATCCTTTGCGTAATGTCATTGGTGAACAAGCGTATATCTATATTAATTATTTCTCCGGTGCGATGACAATAGTTGCTTTACTTGCTGTTATTCTTCTTTATAAATCGACGCATACGGCAGGTGAAGGAAAAAGTCTCCATGAGATTGGACAGGGATTTATGCGAATCATCACAAACTGGCGTTTATTGATTCTTATTTTGATTGTTACAGGTTTCTGGATGGTGCAACAGCAGCTTTATGCCACTATGCCTAAATATGTGATTCGTATGGCTGGAGAGACGGCAAAACCGGGTTGGATTGCCAACGTGAATCCGTTTGTGGTGGTTTGCTGCGTTAGTTTTATCACCCGTTTGATGGCCAAACGCAGTGCGATTACTTCGATGAATGTGGGAATGTTTTTGATTCCTATTTCGGCATTACTGATGGCATGTGGAAATTTGTTGGGTAATGATCTTATTACAGGTATGAGCAATATTACTCTGATGATGATTGCGGGTATAGTTGTGCAGGCGCTTGCCGAATGTTTCATTTCACCGCGTTATCTGGAATATTTCTCTTTACAGGCTCCGAAAGGAGAAGAAGGAATGTATTTAGGATTCAGTCATTTACATTCATTCCTTTCTTCTATTTTCGGTTTTGGTCTGGCGGGAATTTTGCTCACTAAATATTGTCCGGATCCGGCTTTGTTCGAGACGCGGGAAGCATGGGAGGCAGCTAGTGGAAATGCCCATTATATATGGTATTACTTTGCTGCTATAGGCCTGATTGCCGCTGTAGCGCTACTATTATTTGCAAAAATCACCGAATCCATCGACAAAAAGAAGGAGGCTTCTCGGTAA
- a CDS encoding BT0820 family HAD-type phosphatase, with product MIIAVDFDGTIVEHRYPRIGEEIPFAVDTLKLLQQEKHRLILWSVREGALLDEAVEWCKARGLEFYAVNKDYPEEQKGHQGFSRKLKADMFIDDRNLGGLPDWGVIYEMIKEKKTFADIYSQNGEEEKTSLKKKKRWLPF from the coding sequence ATGATTATAGCTGTTGATTTTGACGGAACGATTGTAGAACATCGTTATCCACGCATTGGTGAAGAGATTCCATTCGCTGTTGACACATTGAAGTTATTGCAACAAGAAAAGCATCGTTTAATACTGTGGAGTGTGCGTGAAGGAGCACTTCTGGACGAAGCTGTCGAATGGTGTAAAGCCAGAGGTTTAGAATTTTATGCCGTTAATAAGGATTATCCTGAAGAGCAGAAAGGCCATCAGGGATTCTCTCGAAAGTTGAAAGCCGACATGTTCATTGACGATCGAAATCTGGGTGGTTTACCAGACTGGGGAGTCATTTACGAAATGATTAAAGAGAAAAAGACGTTTGCAGATATCTATAGCCAAAACGGAGAAGAAGAAAAAACATCCCTGAAAAAGAAGAAAAGATGGCTGCCTTTTTAG
- a CDS encoding DUF6965 family protein: MAQHTYDNEAVQELLNWAKKMIETKNYPTERYQVNKCTTIIDGKSYLESLIAMISRNWENPTFHPTIEQLWEFREKWENKEA; encoded by the coding sequence ATGGCACAACATACTTATGACAATGAAGCTGTTCAGGAATTATTGAACTGGGCAAAAAAGATGATTGAGACAAAGAATTATCCAACAGAAAGATATCAGGTCAATAAATGTACTACCATTATTGATGGTAAATCGTATTTGGAATCTTTGATTGCAATGATTTCCAGAAACTGGGAGAATCCGACTTTTCATCCCACTATTGAGCAATTATGGGAGTTTAGGGAAAAGTGGGAAAATAAAGAAGCGTAG
- a CDS encoding copper resistance protein NlpE, whose translation MKKIFILVCSCALLAACNNSAKTNKSAGADSTSIEVTDIHNAENSLDYEGTYKGVFPAADCPGIETTLTLNPDKTFSLHSVYIDRDSSFDEKGTYTLKDNLLTLNEEGGELSYYKVEENHLRKLTMDKQEITGELADHYVLNKE comes from the coding sequence ATGAAGAAAATTTTCATTTTAGTATGTTCATGTGCTCTTTTGGCAGCATGCAACAATAGCGCGAAAACAAACAAGAGTGCCGGTGCAGACAGTACTTCAATCGAAGTAACCGATATCCATAATGCGGAAAATTCACTTGATTACGAAGGAACTTATAAAGGAGTTTTCCCCGCTGCCGATTGTCCGGGTATTGAAACAACCCTGACATTAAATCCGGACAAAACATTCAGCCTCCATTCCGTATATATCGATAGAGACAGCTCATTTGACGAAAAAGGTACATATACTTTAAAAGACAACCTATTGACTCTTAATGAAGAAGGCGGAGAACTTTCTTATTATAAAGTAGAAGAAAATCATTTACGCAAACTAACAATGGATAAACAAGAAATAACCGGAGAACTTGCAGACCATTATGTTTTAAATAAGGAATAA
- a CDS encoding DoxX family protein: MIYSFLFPTKSNTTKVSLLLLAVRIIFGILLMNHGIQKWSNFQEMSAVFPDPLGIGSPLSLGLAIFGELVCSMAFIIGFLYRLAMIPMIFTMIVAFFVVHANDVFAVKELAFIYLVVFILMYIAGPGKFSIDHIIGNELSRRKSRVYKN, translated from the coding sequence ATGATTTATAGTTTTTTATTTCCCACAAAATCGAATACAACGAAAGTATCTTTGTTGCTATTGGCTGTCCGGATCATCTTCGGTATATTATTAATGAACCACGGTATCCAGAAATGGAGTAACTTCCAGGAGATGTCAGCAGTATTTCCTGATCCGCTTGGAATAGGAAGTCCCCTATCTCTCGGATTAGCAATTTTTGGCGAACTCGTATGTTCGATGGCATTTATCATCGGATTCCTGTATCGCTTGGCAATGATCCCGATGATTTTCACAATGATAGTAGCCTTCTTTGTTGTTCATGCTAATGACGTATTTGCGGTTAAAGAGCTAGCTTTCATCTATTTAGTTGTATTTATATTGATGTATATTGCCGGTCCCGGTAAATTTTCAATAGACCATATCATAGGAAACGAATTGTCACGGCGGAAGTCAAGAGTATACAAAAATTAG
- a CDS encoding DUF3332 domain-containing protein, with the protein MKRGKLTLVAVVLSGSLLFSSCVGSFGLFNRLSSWNQSVGNKFVNELVFLAFNIVPVYGVAYLADALVINSIEFWSGSNPMANVGDVKKVKGENGNYMVKTLENGYSITKEGETASMDLIYNKEANTWNVVANGESAELVKMNNDGTADLFLPNGEKMNVTLDAQGMLAARQATMSNFMFAAR; encoded by the coding sequence ATGAAAAGAGGAAAACTGACTTTAGTCGCAGTAGTACTTAGTGGTAGCTTATTATTCAGTTCTTGTGTAGGATCATTTGGTTTATTCAACCGCCTGTCTTCCTGGAATCAATCAGTTGGAAACAAGTTTGTAAACGAACTCGTATTCCTTGCTTTCAACATTGTTCCGGTTTATGGTGTAGCTTACCTGGCTGATGCTTTAGTTATCAACTCAATCGAATTCTGGAGTGGCTCCAATCCGATGGCTAATGTAGGTGACGTAAAGAAAGTAAAAGGAGAAAACGGCAACTACATGGTGAAAACTCTTGAGAATGGATATTCCATTACTAAAGAGGGCGAAACTGCTTCAATGGACCTGATCTACAACAAAGAAGCCAACACATGGAATGTCGTTGCAAACGGTGAAAGCGCTGAATTAGTAAAAATGAACAATGATGGCACTGCTGATTTGTTCTTGCCAAATGGCGAAAAGATGAATGTAACGCTGGATGCTCAAGGCATGCTGGCAGCACGCCAGGCTACAATGAGCAATTTTATGTTTGCCGCCCGCTAA